One window from the genome of Pseudomonadota bacterium encodes:
- a CDS encoding VanZ family protein: MTTGSITPAKRFASYLCAVFGSILLFYRGPDDSLRSATQAWNLGHIILFAALSVIIWYHGKKFLPRKFLPLLSMLLFLTLLAGGTTEVMQIFSQRTLDIADIWRDCLGTLIAAAFLLPARTSLCSSRQRKFRFLVIFLTIITLIPLGKALIDETIARDQFPLLADFETPFELSRWEQGQIDHQLARHGHSSLKVLLTTEQYSGDSLLYFPPDWSQYTSLHFSIHNGTETPLIIVCRLHDRFHAKSGNDYHDRFNRRLTCQPGWNDFSIPLKEIKNAPTGRKMDMTTIINLRLFTVQLQQPVTIHLDYFYLEK, encoded by the coding sequence ATGACAACCGGCTCTATTACGCCAGCAAAAAGATTTGCCTCTTATCTCTGTGCTGTCTTTGGCAGCATATTACTGTTTTACAGGGGACCGGATGATAGCCTGCGCTCGGCTACCCAGGCCTGGAACCTGGGCCACATCATTCTCTTTGCCGCCCTAAGTGTCATTATCTGGTATCATGGGAAAAAATTCCTGCCCCGAAAATTCCTGCCTTTGCTCAGCATGCTGCTATTTCTGACACTCCTGGCCGGAGGGACCACGGAAGTTATGCAGATATTCTCTCAGCGAACACTGGATATCGCTGATATCTGGCGCGACTGCCTGGGAACCCTGATCGCGGCAGCATTCCTGTTGCCAGCCAGGACATCGCTGTGCTCAAGCCGCCAGCGAAAATTCCGGTTTCTGGTCATTTTCCTGACCATCATTACCCTCATCCCCCTGGGGAAAGCCCTGATCGATGAAACCATAGCCAGAGATCAGTTCCCCCTGCTGGCTGATTTTGAAACACCATTTGAGCTAAGTCGATGGGAACAAGGGCAGATAGACCACCAGCTGGCCCGCCATGGGCACTCTTCCCTTAAAGTTCTGCTGACCACCGAGCAGTATTCAGGAGATTCCCTCCTTTATTTCCCTCCGGACTGGTCGCAATATACCAGCCTGCATTTCAGTATCCACAACGGGACGGAAACACCATTGATCATCGTCTGCCGCCTTCACGACCGCTTCCACGCCAAATCTGGCAATGACTACCATGATCGCTTCAATCGGCGGTTAACCTGCCAACCAGGATGGAATGATTTTTCCATCCCGCTCAAGGAAATCAAAAATGCTCCGACCGGCAGGAAAATGGATATGACCACAATTATCAATCTACGGCTCTTTACCGTGCAGCTTCAGCAGCCGGTTACCATTCATCTTGATTATTTTTACCTGGAAAAATAA
- the mutM gene encoding bifunctional DNA-formamidopyrimidine glycosylase/DNA-(apurinic or apyrimidinic site) lyase — MPELPEVETVARVLHPHLLGRKMTRVDVLTDKLRKPLAPFKQKLPDVLDKEIIKISRRAKYIVLEFTGMRVMLLHLGMSGSLKIVPGELPVEKHERIIWFLDDGCSLRFHDPRKFGLVDILPLHIPGSLPECLDNLPPEPLGEHFSSSYLHRLSRGRRRPIKSLLMDNNFVVGIGNIYASESLFRAGIRPTKAAGKLSQRQYLALVEAIKQVLTEAIAAGGTTISDFVGLDGTEGRFARHLNVYGRAGETCLTCHQAAILKTVIGGRSTYYCPHCQR; from the coding sequence ATGCCTGAACTGCCGGAAGTTGAAACTGTTGCCAGGGTTTTACATCCGCATCTTCTTGGACGGAAGATGACCAGAGTAGATGTCCTGACGGATAAGCTTCGCAAGCCTCTTGCTCCTTTTAAGCAGAAGTTGCCGGATGTGTTGGATAAGGAAATTATCAAAATTTCCCGGCGGGCAAAGTATATTGTGCTTGAATTTACCGGCATGCGGGTCATGCTGCTGCATCTGGGAATGAGTGGTTCCCTGAAAATTGTTCCAGGGGAGTTGCCAGTGGAAAAGCATGAACGTATAATCTGGTTTTTAGATGATGGTTGCAGTCTGCGTTTTCATGATCCCCGTAAATTTGGTCTGGTTGACATCCTGCCGCTGCACATTCCAGGATCTCTCCCTGAATGTCTGGACAATCTGCCGCCTGAACCCCTTGGGGAGCATTTTTCCTCCAGCTATCTCCATCGCCTGAGCCGTGGCCGCCGGCGACCGATCAAATCACTGTTGATGGACAATAATTTTGTGGTTGGGATTGGTAATATTTATGCCAGCGAATCACTGTTTCGGGCTGGCATTCGGCCAACGAAAGCGGCAGGCAAACTGAGCCAACGGCAGTATTTAGCCTTGGTTGAGGCTATTAAGCAGGTGTTAACCGAGGCCATTGCCGCTGGCGGGACCACTATCAGTGATTTTGTCGGTCTGGATGGGACTGAAGGCAGGTTTGCCCGCCATTTGAATGTCTATGGACGGGCAGGCGAAACCTGTTTGACCTGTCATCAGGCAGCCATTTTGAAAACCGTCATTGGCGGTCGTTCGACTTATTATTGTCCCCATTGTCAAAGATAG
- a CDS encoding RNA polymerase sigma factor, with the protein MDHNTFDQFLDQWQNDIYRMIRSRVNAPADAEDIMQDVLLKLYRGLDSFRGESQLKTWIYRLVKNAIADYYRKPWWKFDWVRERDFPDGSKSQPALEQYFDEQQVSALDAVLSKEQGKHLLTLMNRLSPAEKEYFSLRFLDGFSLLQISEAAGKNLNTIKTHLYRAVKKMKTYLLEES; encoded by the coding sequence ATGGATCATAATACCTTTGACCAGTTCCTGGACCAATGGCAGAATGATATTTACCGGATGATACGATCCCGGGTTAATGCCCCGGCTGATGCGGAAGATATCATGCAGGACGTGTTGCTGAAGCTTTACCGTGGGCTTGACAGTTTTCGCGGTGAATCGCAATTGAAAACCTGGATATACCGACTGGTAAAAAATGCAATTGCTGATTACTATCGGAAGCCATGGTGGAAATTTGACTGGGTTAGGGAGCGGGACTTTCCCGATGGTTCAAAATCGCAGCCGGCATTGGAGCAATATTTTGATGAACAACAAGTTTCAGCTTTGGATGCAGTCCTCAGTAAAGAGCAGGGGAAACACCTTTTGACGCTGATGAATCGTCTCAGCCCGGCAGAAAAGGAATATTTTAGCCTCAGGTTTTTGGATGGTTTTTCATTATTGCAGATATCAGAGGCGGCCGGTAAAAATCTGAATACAATTAAGACCCATCTTTATCGGGCGGTTAAAAAGATGAAAACTTACTTGCTGGAGGAGTCATGA
- a CDS encoding periplasmic heavy metal sensor, with the protein MNRKKTLFMVLVVTLGLSAALSGWAGSRTDLLRKWWRNDRFAARLGLTADQKQKLDKLFSGHRLEFIELRTEVDKSGVRLERAMESKDFSADQARERLADAQRANERLNNARMEYLLEVRGILSREQFMKLKKVTEERRQRRQKK; encoded by the coding sequence ATGAACCGGAAAAAGACTTTGTTTATGGTACTGGTGGTCACTCTTGGTTTGTCGGCGGCATTGTCAGGATGGGCTGGCAGCCGGACAGATTTATTGCGAAAATGGTGGCGTAATGATCGCTTTGCGGCCCGTTTGGGTTTGACGGCGGACCAAAAACAGAAACTGGATAAACTTTTTTCCGGGCATCGGCTTGAATTTATTGAATTACGCACAGAGGTAGACAAAAGTGGGGTGCGGCTGGAACGGGCCATGGAGTCAAAGGACTTTTCAGCAGATCAGGCAAGAGAACGGCTGGCTGACGCTCAGCGTGCCAATGAAAGGCTGAATAATGCTCGCATGGAATATCTGCTGGAGGTGAGGGGAATCCTTTCTCGGGAGCAGTTTATGAAGTTAAAGAAAGTTACAGAGGAGAGGCGACAGAGGCGGCAGAAAAAATAG